CTTGCACGTGGTACACCGGGCTTTTCTGGTGCGCAACTTGCAAACTTGGTCAATGAGGCTGCATTGTTCGCTGCTCGCCGTAATAAAAACACGGTAGATATGCACGACTTTGAAGATGCCAAAGACAAGATTTACATGGGTCCAGAGCGTAAATCGATGGTGATTCGTGAAGAAGAGCGTCGTGCGACAGCTTACCATGAAGCCGGCCATGCGATTGTTGCTGAGATCTTACCGGGTACTGATCCTGTGCATAAAGTAACGATTATGCCGCGCGGTTGGGCACTAGGTGTGACTTGGCAGTTGCCTGAGCAAGATCAGACCAGCCACTATAAAGATAAGATGTTGAATGAACTTTCAATCTTGTTTGGTGGTCGTATTGCAGAAGAAGTCTTTATCAACCAAATGTCGACAGGTGCATCTAACGACTTTGAACGTGCCACTAAAATGGCGCGTGCAATGGTGACCAAATATGGTATGTCAGATAAGCTTGGTGTAATGGTGTATGAAGATGAAAACCAAAACGGTTTCTTCGGTAATGTGGGTAGCCGTACCATTTCTGAAGCTACGCAACAAAAAGTAGATGAAGAAGTTCGCCGTATTTTGGATGAACAGTACAAAGTTGCACGTGATATCTTGGAAAATAACAAAGATATTGCACATGCAATGGTAAAAGCATTGATGGATTGGGAAACAATCGATCGTGACCAAATCCGTGACATCATGGAAGGTCGTGAGCCTCAACCACCTAAAGTTTATGTTGCTGATAATCCAGTGGCTGCATTTGAACCACCGAAAGATGGTCCATCTACACCACCGCCGTTACCAGCAATGGGCTAATCAACGATGAGATAAAAAGAGCGACTTCGGTCGCTCTTTTTTGTTTGGATTTCATTCTAAATTGAAAATAAATCATCAGCGTCGACATGGCAGTCTTGTTAATATAGTCACATTCCAATATGGAGCGTTTTGATGCAGTTGATGCTATTAGCACCGTGTCAGTTACAGTGCGGCCGTTTTAGATTAGATCTCTCACAACCCCAAGTGATGGGGATTTTGAATGTGACACCTGATTCATTTAGTGATGGGGGGCAGCATCATCAAAAAGATCAAGCTATCCAACATGCGTTGCGGATGATGGCAGATGGGGCAAGCATCATTGATATTGGTGGAGAGTCAACCCGTCCGAATGCATCACCTGTTGCTTTAGCAGAAGAAATCCGCCGTGTCGTCCCTGTGGTTGAAGCATTGTCCAGATACGATGTGATCTTGTCGATTGATACCAGTCAGCCAGAGGTGATGCGTGCAGCTGTACAGGCTGGTGCGCATATCTGGAATGATGTCCGTGCCTTAACACGGCCACTGGCGTTGGAAACAGCAGCAGAATTGGATATTCCTGTAATTTTGATGCATATGCGGGGTGAACCCACCAATATGAACCAGTTGGATCAATATCGGGATGTAACTGAAGAGGTGATTTTGGAGTTACAACAACGTCTGGATCAAGCGATTGCTGTTGGTGTTAAAGCTGAAAATATCATTATCGATCCTGGTTTTGGTTTTGCTAAAAATGCACAACAGAATTTTCAGTTACTGAATGAATTCTGGAAATTGAATCGAATGGGCTATCCCATCCTATCTGGGTTATCGCGGAAACGTTTTATTGGTGAAGCATTGAATGGTGTACCTGCGCAAGAACGTACCGTGGGGAGCGTAATGGGACATTTGTTGAGTATTCAACAGGGTGCCAGTATTGTTCGTGCTCATGATGTGAAAGCCACCAGTGATGCCATTAAAGTATGGAAAATGATGCAAAATAACTAAGCTAGTCTGAGTCAGTAGAGCGCTTAAGGCTCTATTGACTTGCTGAAGAAGATTCAATATAACAAGCCTATAAGATAAGATGGGCAATATAATAAAATGGAAGCTAAAACAATTACATATAGAAGTCTATGGCTGTGCGCACTGATTCTAAGTCTTGGTTTTATTATCTCGGCTGCGGTGATGGGTTATGCGCTTAAACAGTTAAATAACAATAAAAACTCAATTATAGTCAAAGGATTAGCTGAAAAACCGATTCAAGCAGACTCGGCGCGCTGGGAAATCAAATTACAAACCAACCACACTTCTGACACGATTCCACAAGCCTATCAGTTACTGGATCAGCATATGCAGGCTTTGCAGCATTTTTTTGTTGAACATGGCTTTAAGGCTGCTGATATGCAATTGGGGAATAAAAGTTCACAGCCGTATTATGAGGAAGTGAATATGGGGGAGGGACGCATCAATCGTGAGTTTAAAGGCTATTTAGCCATGCAGTCTTTTGTGATTAGCAGTCGTGATATCAAGAAAATTGAAAAGGCAGCCCGTGATGCTTATTTGCTTGATGAAAAAGGAATTGCCATTGAACAGAAGCCAGAGTATCTGGTGTCTAATCTTGAAGAAATCAAAATGTCGTTAATTGCCAATGCGACCAAGAATGCCTATAGCCGCGCAAATGAATTTGCCAAGGTCGGTGGAGCCAAAGTCGGGATGATGCGTTCAGCCAGCCAAGGGGCATTCTATATTCTGCCTGAAAGTGGCTCTGACGATGACAGTGATTATGGAGGAGCTTATGACAAGGCCACCATCAACAAAATTGCCCGTGTGGTGGTGACGATCAATTATGCGATTGAATAAAGCTTTAGCTTTAAATCATTGATAAGCCGTCTTAGAAAGATACATACAAATACGGTGTCGCTTTATTTTTTTGCATACAATCTTTGCATATTTATTTCATTTGAAAAGACAAAATAGAATTTGGGAATTTAAGCATGCATCCATCTACAAAAATACTCACACTTAGTTTGCTCAGTTGCATGATCATGGCGTGTAGTCTGCCGGTTAAACACAATGATCAGGCAATGATTGAAACGACAATGCCTGTGTCACCAGCCCCGATGACCATGTCAAATCAGGGCTTGGCTCAGACACGAAAAATGATCGCACCAGCATCTTATATTGCCATTATGCCGAGTATGGAGCGACCACGCTTAGAGCAGAATACTGAAAAGTACCAAAAGAATGAGGTCAATCCTGTTCATCGTGTTGCGGATCAAGCGGTCTCAACATTTAGTATTGATGTCGATACAGGCAGTTATACCAATACCCGTCGTTTTTTAAATGATGGCCGTTTCCCTCCTGTTGATGCGGTCCGTGCAGAGGAGATGATTAATTATTTTGATTATCAATATCCGCAGCCGAATAGCATACATCCATTTTCGGTCACAACGGAAACAGTCGATTCACCATGGAAAGAAAATGCCAAGCTGATCAAAATTGGGATTCAGGCCAAAGATCTCACCACCAAGCAATTACCCCCTGCTAATCTGGTATTTTTAGTGGATGTTTCTGGCAGTATGGACTCAGCAGACAAACTCCCCTTGGTCAAACAAACGTTACGCTTACTCACTGAGCAATTAAGAGCCCAAGACAAGGTTACGATTATTACTTATGCCAGTGGTGAAAAGTTAGTTTTAGAGCCGACTGCGGGTAATCAGAAAGACAAGATTCTCGCAGTGATTAATAGTTTACAAGCGGGCGGAGCAACTGCTGGTGAGCAGGCGATTCAACTGGCCTATAAGCAAGCTGAAAAAGGCTTTGTTAAAAACGGGATTAACCGAATTTTATTAGCGACCGATGGCGACTTTAATGTCGGGATTACCGATTTTAATACTTTAAAGGGGATGGTGGCTGAGAAACGCAAAAGTGGGATTTCGTTAACGACTTTAGGGTTTGGAACAGGAAACTATAATGAACAGTTGATGGAGCAACTGGCAGATGCTGGAGATGGCAATTATAGTTATATCGATAATAAAAATGAAGCGAAAAAAGTAGTACAGCGCCAGCTTTCATCGACTCTCGCCACGGTCGCACAAGATGTTAAAATTCAAGTCGAGTTTAACCCTGCTACAGTGAAAGAATATCGTTTGGTGGGATATGAAAACCGGATGTTGAAACAGGAAGATTTCAATAACGATAAAGTCGATGCTGGTGATATTGGTGCAGGACATAATGTCACCGCACTTTATGAAATCATTCCAGTTGGTCAACAAGGTTGGCTGAATGACTCGCGTTATCAAGCAACAACAAAAACAGATGCAGCGAAAAAGTCTGAATATGCTTTTGTCAATGTGCGCTATAAATTGCCAAATCAGGAAAAAAGTATTTTGCTCAATCAAGCGGTGAAAGCCGACAGCAAAACACTTGCCCAAGCCAATTCGGATACCCGTTTTGCGATTGCAGTGGCTGCTTATGCGCAGCAATTAAAAGGTGGGCAATACAATGGTGCGATCGGCTGGGATCAAATTATTCAGTTGGCACAGCAATCTGCACAACCAGATCCTTATCAAATGCGTGAAGAATTCGTAGAGCTTGCCAAGATTGCTAAAAGCTTAAGTGCGAAAAAAGATTAAGCTATATTTTTTAAAAAGCGGTCGGAAAGGCCGCTTTTTTTATGGCTAAATATCGTGATTTTGGTGAGATTATGTTATAAGCATGGCGTTTTAGTGGCATATTATTTTTTATGTTTGAAGATTTACTCCTCCCCATGTTTGACGATGAATATTATCCCGATATTCTCGTTGCTGAAGTGAAGCAGCATATTCAACAGTTTTCTAAAAAGGTCAGTCGTACCGATTTATCTGAAACTGAAATCTATCGTTATGCACATCAGACCCTGAGCGAAATTAACGAAATGAAACCTCAGTTTGAAGATTTGGAGTCTAGTTTAGACGATACTGCCGCAGATTATATTGCGGAAGCCATGATGATGGTGGTGCAAGATGTCGGTTATCTCGACATTGAAATGGAAGAATTGATTGCCAATCGAGAGTGGTAAATTACACTCTCGATTGGTTTCTATAATAAGTACAACTATTTCGTAGCAACTTTATTCCAGAATTTTGGCAAAACAATTTGCCCTGAAATCCATGCTTCGATTTTAGGCTGTTGTATTCTCTGATAATACACACTTTCGCTGTTGATCAACAAGCCTAGTGTATCTCCCTGATTCAGTTGTCCATAAACACTTGGTAATTCGATAGTTTGCGTTTTTTCATTATGACTTGCTGAGTTTAGTCGAATCTGATCATAACTCCGTTTCTTTGCTGGGTTAAATGGGGCGGTTTGGTCATTTAAAATGGTATATTTTCCCGTGCTCTTTGATTTAATTGCCATGGAGATAAACATGGTCGAGTCTGCATATTTCGATGTTGTTTCCATGTTTAAACTCAGCAGCGCTGAGCCAGTGATTGAGATTGGCTGCTGGGCAGTATGGATGGGTACAAAGACAGCTTGGACTTTTGTGGGTGCGATCCATGTTTTTTTCAAATCATAGCTGCTAATGGGGTGAAGATCGCTAAAATGATTGACGGGACTTTGATCGACGCATAACGCTGGTAATGATTCAGCTGGGGATTGATCTTTTAACTTTTGGTTAAACCACGCCAAAATCGTTTTTTGTAGATTGTACTGCTGTTGATTTCCACAATGTACGGATTGGCCAATATACCAAAATGGGGTACTTCCATGGGGTGAATGCTGAACAAAAGGCTGTAAATGTCCACCTTGTACCCCGATCAAATGTACTTCATGCTGCGCTTGTTGCATACATTGCGCTGCTTTAACTCCTTCATTGAAAGGGAAGAGCACATCTCTGAAACCTTGAATAATCAGGGCATCTGCTTGCGGCGCTTGATTATGATTGCAAAACCAGCTGGCTTGATGGGTGTTGAGAAAATTATAGGTGGACTGCTTTAACTGCCCTTGTTGGGTATCCAAGTAGGCTTGTTTGAGAGCTGGATCAAATTTATTCCAGTTCCACCAGTCTCCAATCAGATTAAGAAAGCTAATCCAGTTACTTTTCGGCACGCCATTCGGTGCAAGGCTATCCACGATGTCATACCAAGTGGTAATCGGAACAATGGCTTGCAAACGTCGATCTATTGCTGAAGCAAGATACTGCACACCACCCGCATAGGACTCACCAATCATACCAGTACGGACGCCGTTTTGATTTTTGGCCAGTTGTGGTAGATTTTTTTCAGCCCAGTTCATTATCGTGATGACATCTTGTGCCTCTTTCTCTGGATCGGTGAGGCGAATTTTTCCCTGACTATCGCCATGACCACGTTGATCATAACTAATTACCCAATAGCCCTTCTGCCACGCTGTTTTTGCAACTTGCCCTGTGGGTAATAAAAAACCATATAAACTGAGTTCTGGGCGCTTCATCCGAGACAAACCGAAACCATGGGTATGTAACAATAATGGGGCAGTTTGATCTGATTTTAACTGTGGTTGATACACCGTAAACGCAATGACTGTACCGTCGGATGCAGTGGTTTTGGCTTGGTAATAGCGCTGTTTGAGTTCTGCGGTTTTAAGCGTCATCGAAACGGGTGGTGTTGTCGCATGTACACAACCCTGTAAGAGCAAGATTAGACTACAGCAAAGCCATAAAACGTAAGAGCGCATCGATTATTTCATCCTTGATCAAATCTATGAGACGTCGTGCGGAGTGTTGCTACAGTGTACTTGAGTCAATCTAGAGTTACTATCACGGATTGGTCGTGTTGCCTGACCCATCCGTTTGCATATTTTATTGTAGGCGTGGTCGATTGCGATAGGCATAAAGAAATAGGCCGAGGCACAGCAATATTAAACCAATGACCAAATGTGAGCTGATAGGCTCATGATTCAGCCAGATCCCCCAACAGGTGGCAAACACGGGTGTCAGAATGGTAATCAGCATCACGGTGGTTGGATTAAGTTTCTGGATTAAATGAAAATAAAAAATCATGGCCAGCACAGAAGAAAATAAGGCGCTATATAACAATGCCAGACAGGTCTGCAGACTGGGAAGTTGTGTCGGCATTTCTGTAAGGAAAAAGGGTAATAAGCACAAGTAGCCGAACCATGAAATCAAAGTTGAGCCTGTGGTTTGAATAATGGGATGAATCTCGGCACCAACTTTGGCAACGGCAAACATTGAAAGCACATACAGTAAAACTGCAATGAACTCATAAAGCAGACCAAGCAAATCCAGTTGAATATGATCAGCACCAATCCCCAGTGTCAGGGATAAACCTAAAATTGCTACGGTTAGTCCATACCATTGACGTTTTAAAAACTGTTCTCGTTTTAAAATAAAGACTGCAATTAGACCTGACCAGAGGGGTGCCGTGCCATAAATAATTGAAATCATGCCTGAGGAAACACGGGTTGCACCCATATAACAAAAGGTCATCGAACCAAATAAACCCACTGCACCCGCGCTATAACTAATAAAAGCTTGAGGTGTCAAAATAAGCTTTTGTCGAAAATAAAACAGGCAAATCAATGCCAATGGAATGGCGATACTGAAGCGAAAAAACAGTCCCCAAGCCCAATGAATTTCATGCACTGTCAAAACTGCGGCCAACGGTGTGAATGACCAAATGAGTACCACTGCAATAAATTGACCGACTGTAGCAAGGCGAGGGGAAACGAGGGCCACAGTCGGTTGCATCTGTGTGCTGGAAATAAGATTCTTCTCGGGTAACTGGCTCATGTTGAGACTCCTGGTATAGCAACGGTAGATCGGTTTAAAAAATTTAGACAATAAAAAAGGTCGCTGTTGTGGCGACCTTGCAGTTCAAATGATGTTTTAATTAGTCATCGGATGAATGGGGGCAAAGTCTCCTTGCAAGGAAATGCAGACACGTCGCCACGCTGCATGGGCAGAAATGCCATGCAAAATAATCATGTTGAGTGCTGAAGAAACTTTGTTGCTGAACATATCAAAAATCTTAAATACGCTTTAGATTTTTATAGCATAGGCTCTGGGTGAAAAATAGTCGTTTTCTCAAATTAAGATAAAAATATCAGTCAAGAGAATAAACAATTGGGCATTGCTTAAATTGCAGATTTTTCCATAATGATGCGATCAAATTCTGAAAGAAGTTTGCTCTTGTCTGCTTTAGAAATTTTTGCGGTGATCATTAGCCTGATTGGTGTGACCTTAACCATTCGACGAAATATGTGGTGCTGGTGGTTTAATTTTCTCGCTTGTAGCTTATACGCCTATTTTTTCTTTACCCTCAAGTTATATGGTGAAACGATCCTGCAATTTTTCTTTATTGCGATGAATGTGTATGGGTTTTATTACTGGCTCAAAGGTAAACGTCAAGAGCATGATATCCGGATTGAGCCGATTGCCAAGACCACGGTATTGGCACAAATGGCTTTAGCGCTAATTTTTGGTGTGCTGTTTGGTTTGATTCTGAAGCACTTTACTGACGCTGCTGTCCCGATGTTGGATTCACAACTGGTGGCCTTTAGTTTACTTGCAACTTATTGGACGAGCCGTAAGCATATTGCCACATGGATTCTGTGGATTTTTGTCAACATCATCTATGTGGGGATGTTTAGTTACAAAGAAGTTTTCCTGACCGCAGGACTCTACGCTACTTTTGTTGGATTAGCCGCTTATGGCTGGTGGCAATGGACGCAGGTCAAGGGGAAACAGTTAGCCTCTTGATTCAAAGGGCAGCTGAGCTGCCCTTATTTATAGCTCATAGGTTATTTCGAGGTCGCTTGATAGTTTTGTACCGCTTGGCGACCTAAAGCAGGGTCATCGGTAAAGACACCATCCACACCCGCTTTGAAATACAGTTGCATTTCTTTGAGCGATCCTGTAGGGCAACGTTCAGCTGCTTTGGCTTTATCTGTACTACATTTCAGTGTATCTGGCAGGAAGTTGTTTTCAGGACGGAAAGTATATGGATGTACTTTTAAATTGACTTTATGTGCATCGGCAATGAAAGAAGTGGTTTGTGTCATTGCCGCATCTTTAAAGACATAGACTTTCCAAGGACCGACACCATTGGCGTAGGCTGAAACGTCTTTGAGACCCTGTGCCGTTGCCAGATCAGCATAGGTTTTAGGATTATTTTGTGCGACGTAATCTGCTGGTCTTGTTTCTGGCGCATCATAGAGTTGAATCAATTGAGCGCGTTTAACACTTTTGTGTAGATCAAGTTGGTTCTTTAAATATTTTAAATTACTGACTTCAAATGATTGTAGATAAATTGGCGCAATATCGCGGCTATATTGATACTTAGACAGTGTTTTAAGCAGCGGGTCTTCCAGCGCCAAATTCTGTTGCTGGAAGTAGGTTGGATGTTTGGTTTCAATATAAAGACCAATGATTTTTCCTGTTTTTTTATAGTGGGCTTCTGCCAGTTCAATAATTTGTTCTAGGGTTGGAATAGGATAGAGGTCATTGTATTTTTGATTGTCAGGTCGAAATTGTGGAATACGTTCACGTGCTTTAAGCTGCTGTAATTCTTTTAAGGTGAAATCTTCGGTAAACCAGCCTTCTAATGTCACGCCATCAATGACTTTGGTTTTCTTACGGTCGGCAAACTGAGGCAGGGTGGCAACGTTAGTGGTTCCACCAATTTCATTTTCATGACGAGCAACCAAAACACCATCCTTGGTTGAAACTAAATCTGGTTCAATAAAATCTGCGCCATCATCAATGGCTTTTTGATAAGACGCAAGCGTATGTTCAGGGCGAAGAGCACTTGCACCACGGTGTCCAATCACTAGTATTTTTGGAAGTTGGTATTCAGGTTGAGTGGTATTGCCTTGATTATTATTGTCATCATTACAACCTGCAAGACTGATTAGGCAGAGACAAAGAGCAGCTTTTTTAAACATGTATAAACTCATCAGTTTTTATTTAAGCCCTTAGTGTGAAAGCTAAAGTTCTCAAATAAATGACAATTTGATGATGCTTTTGTGAAAATATCAAGAATTTTATAGTGAAACGGGATTTGCCATTAAAAAATCCAGTCTTCTTTGGGTAAAACCGGATTTTCATGGCACAGATTAAGTTTTTTGTTTCCAATAGGGCCAATTGATCTCTGGGGTAAACTGATAATTTTTATCTTGCCAGTACGATTGCTGAGGAGATGATTTATCTTTTAGTCCCATGATATGCATGAGGTTATTATCCAGTTCAGCAGTATTCAAAATTTTGTCCTTATTGACACCCGTGACCTGTAAGTGATCGGACCACATAATTACAGGCACTTGATAACCTGCTTTGGTATTTGGACTATGTCCAGCATAGTCAATTTCGTGTCCGACTTCATTGCCATGATCCGACACAACCGTGAAAGATCTAAAATCTGGTGCGCCATCTGCTTGCAATGCATCTAAAAATTTGGCGAGTAGCGAGTCTTCGTATAAAACGGCATTATCATAATCATTCCGTAACGAACGTATCCATGGATCAATCTTACGACTTTTTAGTTCACTCTCCACCTGATCATTACTGGCGCTGCTAAATTTATTAAATGCCGCAGGATATCGCTCTTGATAGTTTGGATGTGCACCAATCAAATGCAGAATAATTAGTTTTTTGGGATCTGGATCAGCAAGTGCCTGCTGATAATCTGGAATCAAGCTTTCGTCTAAAGAGGTACTACTTCGGCCGGAACGGGTATTTTTATAAATGGCTTTGTCTGCATAGGAACCAAATAATGACGATAAATAAGTATCATCTTGGTTGCTGAGCCAATAGATTTTATAACCTGCAGCACGTGCATAAGCCAAAATACTTTCTGGTGAATATTTGTCATGTTCAGCGGCTGGACTTTCTGTCAACAAGACTCGCAAGGCGTTAATGGTTGAGGGGGATGGAGAAAAGGCATTGCAGAAGACCTTGATTTCAGCCAGTCGTTTAGCCAGTTCCGGCGTGGTATCTCTTGCATAACCACACACCCCTAAATTTAAGCTAGTGAGACTTTCTGAAAGAATTAAAACATGGGTCTGTTTGCCTGCAGCGTGTTGGGTCAGTTCAAGATTCTGACGAGCACTGACATCCCACTGCTGATGAACATCTTTATGCTGTTTAATACGGTCTTTGAAATCCTGTATTTTTGTTTGGAACTCTGACCAGAAGATTACAGGATGTACCTTACGTGAAGGTTTCATCAGGTAGCTGGTTACAGTCAGTACCATAAGCAGAATAATGCAGCCACGATAAAAATGACTGGCCCAAAGCTGCTTGAAGTGGATGGGCTTCACAAGTTTAAACACGGATAAACTATATAGTGTCAGCACACAGAGTAAAGCAAAAATTACAGCAGCAATGCTCAGCAGATGTAGCTGTAAGAACTCCCAGATTTCTTGATGGTTGGTATTGGCAATCGCTTCAATAATAAAATAGGCTTCATTATCACTATTGAATAAAAACCAGGTACTCGAACGCAGCAAGGCATCGAGCCAAGCAATAAACCACCAAGCAACGGTGCTCACATACCAATATCCCTTTTGGCGAGTAATCGCTAAATAAATGAGCAATACACCTGGCAAAGATAAACAGCCGAGCCTCAAACCATCTGATAAATTACCTGCGATAATGAGTACCCCACCTGTGATGAGGGCGGGTAGCAAAATTAACAGCAGAATATTTAAGTTTTTTAAGCTGGCCTTCATATGTGCCTAATAAAATCGGGAGGGGAAATGAGCGTGCTAATATCGGTTTAAGTATCAGACCTGTCAATTACAAATTGAGAAGTATTTGATTGCACAGCAAATTAAAGTAAACATTACAGCTAAACTGTTTAAATCGGGAAAATTCAACGCAATGATTTGTGCTGAAGCAGTTCAAAATCCATCATTTCTCCTCAATTCCCGCTTTTTGAAATGATATGTTAAGAGGGATGGCGTTTGCATGAAAGCTCGGTAATGATCATGGACTGAGCGTATTTGTATTTATCGTATTTTTGAAAAAATTGACTGTTTCAACAATGGAATGAACAGCCATGTTATCTAAGTTTTTTATTCATCGCCCAATCTTTGCCAGTGTTCTCGCTATTATTGTTATGGCTGTTGGCTTATTTGCAATTTTAA
The DNA window shown above is from Acinetobacter colistiniresistens and carries:
- the folP gene encoding dihydropteroate synthase; translated protein: MQLMLLAPCQLQCGRFRLDLSQPQVMGILNVTPDSFSDGGQHHQKDQAIQHALRMMADGASIIDIGGESTRPNASPVALAEEIRRVVPVVEALSRYDVILSIDTSQPEVMRAAVQAGAHIWNDVRALTRPLALETAAELDIPVILMHMRGEPTNMNQLDQYRDVTEEVILELQQRLDQAIAVGVKAENIIIDPGFGFAKNAQQNFQLLNEFWKLNRMGYPILSGLSRKRFIGEALNGVPAQERTVGSVMGHLLSIQQGASIVRAHDVKATSDAIKVWKMMQNN
- a CDS encoding SIMPL domain-containing protein; translation: MEAKTITYRSLWLCALILSLGFIISAAVMGYALKQLNNNKNSIIVKGLAEKPIQADSARWEIKLQTNHTSDTIPQAYQLLDQHMQALQHFFVEHGFKAADMQLGNKSSQPYYEEVNMGEGRINREFKGYLAMQSFVISSRDIKKIEKAARDAYLLDEKGIAIEQKPEYLVSNLEEIKMSLIANATKNAYSRANEFAKVGGAKVGMMRSASQGAFYILPESGSDDDSDYGGAYDKATINKIARVVVTINYAIE
- a CDS encoding vWA domain-containing protein codes for the protein MHPSTKILTLSLLSCMIMACSLPVKHNDQAMIETTMPVSPAPMTMSNQGLAQTRKMIAPASYIAIMPSMERPRLEQNTEKYQKNEVNPVHRVADQAVSTFSIDVDTGSYTNTRRFLNDGRFPPVDAVRAEEMINYFDYQYPQPNSIHPFSVTTETVDSPWKENAKLIKIGIQAKDLTTKQLPPANLVFLVDVSGSMDSADKLPLVKQTLRLLTEQLRAQDKVTIITYASGEKLVLEPTAGNQKDKILAVINSLQAGGATAGEQAIQLAYKQAEKGFVKNGINRILLATDGDFNVGITDFNTLKGMVAEKRKSGISLTTLGFGTGNYNEQLMEQLADAGDGNYSYIDNKNEAKKVVQRQLSSTLATVAQDVKIQVEFNPATVKEYRLVGYENRMLKQEDFNNDKVDAGDIGAGHNVTALYEIIPVGQQGWLNDSRYQATTKTDAAKKSEYAFVNVRYKLPNQEKSILLNQAVKADSKTLAQANSDTRFAIAVAAYAQQLKGGQYNGAIGWDQIIQLAQQSAQPDPYQMREEFVELAKIAKSLSAKKD
- a CDS encoding DUF5713 family protein, which produces MFEDLLLPMFDDEYYPDILVAEVKQHIQQFSKKVSRTDLSETEIYRYAHQTLSEINEMKPQFEDLESSLDDTAADYIAEAMMMVVQDVGYLDIEMEELIANREW
- a CDS encoding CocE/NonD family hydrolase; its protein translation is MRSYVLWLCCSLILLLQGCVHATTPPVSMTLKTAELKQRYYQAKTTASDGTVIAFTVYQPQLKSDQTAPLLLHTHGFGLSRMKRPELSLYGFLLPTGQVAKTAWQKGYWVISYDQRGHGDSQGKIRLTDPEKEAQDVITIMNWAEKNLPQLAKNQNGVRTGMIGESYAGGVQYLASAIDRRLQAIVPITTWYDIVDSLAPNGVPKSNWISFLNLIGDWWNWNKFDPALKQAYLDTQQGQLKQSTYNFLNTHQASWFCNHNQAPQADALIIQGFRDVLFPFNEGVKAAQCMQQAQHEVHLIGVQGGHLQPFVQHSPHGSTPFWYIGQSVHCGNQQQYNLQKTILAWFNQKLKDQSPAESLPALCVDQSPVNHFSDLHPISSYDLKKTWIAPTKVQAVFVPIHTAQQPISITGSALLSLNMETTSKYADSTMFISMAIKSKSTGKYTILNDQTAPFNPAKKRSYDQIRLNSASHNEKTQTIELPSVYGQLNQGDTLGLLINSESVYYQRIQQPKIEAWISGQIVLPKFWNKVATK
- a CDS encoding DMT family transporter — its product is MSQLPEKNLISSTQMQPTVALVSPRLATVGQFIAVVLIWSFTPLAAVLTVHEIHWAWGLFFRFSIAIPLALICLFYFRQKLILTPQAFISYSAGAVGLFGSMTFCYMGATRVSSGMISIIYGTAPLWSGLIAVFILKREQFLKRQWYGLTVAILGLSLTLGIGADHIQLDLLGLLYEFIAVLLYVLSMFAVAKVGAEIHPIIQTTGSTLISWFGYLCLLPFFLTEMPTQLPSLQTCLALLYSALFSSVLAMIFYFHLIQKLNPTTVMLITILTPVFATCWGIWLNHEPISSHLVIGLILLCLGLFLYAYRNRPRLQ
- the pnuC gene encoding nicotinamide riboside transporter PnuC, with protein sequence MMRSNSERSLLLSALEIFAVIISLIGVTLTIRRNMWCWWFNFLACSLYAYFFFTLKLYGETILQFFFIAMNVYGFYYWLKGKRQEHDIRIEPIAKTTVLAQMALALIFGVLFGLILKHFTDAAVPMLDSQLVAFSLLATYWTSRKHIATWILWIFVNIIYVGMFSYKEVFLTAGLYATFVGLAAYGWWQWTQVKGKQLAS
- a CDS encoding glycerophosphodiester phosphodiesterase, with product MFKKAALCLCLISLAGCNDDNNNQGNTTQPEYQLPKILVIGHRGASALRPEHTLASYQKAIDDGADFIEPDLVSTKDGVLVARHENEIGGTTNVATLPQFADRKKTKVIDGVTLEGWFTEDFTLKELQQLKARERIPQFRPDNQKYNDLYPIPTLEQIIELAEAHYKKTGKIIGLYIETKHPTYFQQQNLALEDPLLKTLSKYQYSRDIAPIYLQSFEVSNLKYLKNQLDLHKSVKRAQLIQLYDAPETRPADYVAQNNPKTYADLATAQGLKDVSAYANGVGPWKVYVFKDAAMTQTTSFIADAHKVNLKVHPYTFRPENNFLPDTLKCSTDKAKAAERCPTGSLKEMQLYFKAGVDGVFTDDPALGRQAVQNYQATSK
- a CDS encoding phosphoethanolamine transferase; this encodes MKASLKNLNILLLILLPALITGGVLIIAGNLSDGLRLGCLSLPGVLLIYLAITRQKGYWYVSTVAWWFIAWLDALLRSSTWFLFNSDNEAYFIIEAIANTNHQEIWEFLQLHLLSIAAVIFALLCVLTLYSLSVFKLVKPIHFKQLWASHFYRGCIILLMVLTVTSYLMKPSRKVHPVIFWSEFQTKIQDFKDRIKQHKDVHQQWDVSARQNLELTQHAAGKQTHVLILSESLTSLNLGVCGYARDTTPELAKRLAEIKVFCNAFSPSPSTINALRVLLTESPAAEHDKYSPESILAYARAAGYKIYWLSNQDDTYLSSLFGSYADKAIYKNTRSGRSSTSLDESLIPDYQQALADPDPKKLIILHLIGAHPNYQERYPAAFNKFSSASNDQVESELKSRKIDPWIRSLRNDYDNAVLYEDSLLAKFLDALQADGAPDFRSFTVVSDHGNEVGHEIDYAGHSPNTKAGYQVPVIMWSDHLQVTGVNKDKILNTAELDNNLMHIMGLKDKSSPQQSYWQDKNYQFTPEINWPYWKQKT